A genome region from Mauremys reevesii isolate NIE-2019 linkage group 12, ASM1616193v1, whole genome shotgun sequence includes the following:
- the LOC120375446 gene encoding transmembrane protein 45B-like → MANFKGHALPGSFFLLFGLWWSVKYPLRYFNEKVDKKSRRNHSYQRLDVIEGAAKIIFALIGMLAEQFVPDGPHLYLYSGEKRSWVKLMNWQHTTMYLFYGLSGVVDVLTYSPLKLPLGLDRLMLSVAVFVEGFLFYYHVLHRPMLDMHIHSLLLIAVFGGAFSILLEVFLRDNIVLELFRTSLAILQGTWFWQIGFVLFPPLGGPAWVEDDHDNIMFVTMCFFWHYAAALLIMIANYALTYCCIRRCKRDTGEIDIGLGVRKQKSDTSSRVSLLNGSDEE, encoded by the exons ATGGCAAATTTCAAAGGTCATGCTCTCCCAGGCAGCTTCTTCCTGCTCTTTGGCCTCTGGTGGTCTGTGAAATACCCCCTGAGGTACTTCAACGAGAAGGTGGATAAAAAGTCCCGTAGAAACCACAGTTACCAACGCTTGGATGTCATTGAAGGAGCAGCCAAAATCATCTTTGCCCTGATAG GGATGCTCGCTGAGCAGTTTGTCCCCGATGGCCCCCACTTGTATCTCTACAGTGGTGAGAAACGCAGCTGGGTGAAGTTGATGAACTGGCAGCACACGACCATGTACCTGTTCTATGGACTCTCGGGGGTGGTGGATGTGCTCACTTACTCCCCGCTCAAGTTGCCCCTGGGACTGGATCGCCTCATGCTGTCTGTGGCTGTGTTTGTTGAAG GTTTTCTCTTTTATTATCACGTCCTTCACCGCCCCATGCTAGATATGCACATCCACTCCCTGCTGCTCATCGCCGTGTTCGGCGGGGCCTTCAGCATCCTGCTGGAAGTCTTCCTCCGTGACAACATTGTCTTGGAGCTCTTCAGGACTAGCCTTGCCATCCTGCAGGGAACCTGGTTCTGGCAG ATTGGGTTTGTGCTGTTCCCACCCCTGGGAGGCCCAGCCTGGGTTGAGGATGACCATGACAACATCATGTTTGTCACCATGTGCTTCTTCTGGCACTACGCAGCTGCTCTTCTCATCATGATTGCCAACTACGCTCTCACTTACTG CTGCATCCGAAGATGTAAGAGAGACACTGGAGAAATAGATATTGGACTTGGGGTTCGGAAGCAGAAAAGTGACACAAGCTCTCGTGTTTCCCTCTTAAATGGATCGGATGAGGAATGA